The proteins below are encoded in one region of Bifidobacterium dentium JCM 1195 = DSM 20436:
- a CDS encoding type I-C CRISPR-associated protein Cas8c/Csd1, with amino-acid sequence MMSLWSSLLETYDEVQNASGRGHQGYGNGDEAKKILLPLDHMSMPGQLRVILKSDGCLESIKKEAVAWTMIIPCTEESMGRTSKPVPHPLCDQLQYVDKVCDAKRTCMYLDQLAKWKGDDEKLNAIYRYVSEHSISKDAIQYGIQLTGRDEKIGVCFEVEIPGKACRPVADDPEIRNRWIEFQQREHAWAGTDIFGRDFYSQASNYPKNIVSTAGNAKLISANDNTNFTYRGRFGNRDEALRIDSETSQKIHSTLRWLVNNHATITDTQAIIIWAVKKPEENVVNPELNFAETLSHMLLNSESEQHDVVQDALIATDMNYAKRFRALLRGYGSPDFLQKHANKMAIVILDAATSGRLSVTFYRELRENEYLENILKWHTDTAWPLTYFERNQNGDKTSFKRTPYIGAPSFVDIINCTYDASDRSSKSYKRYAKYMKKRLIECMFGDRALPISILNAAFHKVTRPISYNEGDLVWERDFEIACSLWKKHFNDEAKRHHDSKEVSMELNLERKDRDYLYGRLLALADYFERGVLLKQQVDRPTNAVKLMSNFIAKPYSTWGALWKQLIPYLKTMNGAEWFQSGIDDVMALFEEGDFEDNKTLSPLFLLGYSSQRRSLRNPTRLHKDESDKQN; translated from the coding sequence ATGATGAGTCTGTGGTCCAGCTTACTTGAGACGTATGATGAAGTACAGAACGCTTCGGGGCGTGGACATCAAGGCTACGGCAATGGCGATGAGGCGAAAAAAATCCTATTACCGCTTGATCATATGTCTATGCCTGGCCAGTTGCGTGTGATTCTGAAATCCGATGGCTGTCTTGAGAGTATAAAAAAGGAAGCAGTTGCATGGACAATGATTATTCCTTGTACCGAGGAATCGATGGGAAGAACCAGTAAACCTGTTCCTCACCCATTATGTGATCAGCTGCAATATGTGGATAAAGTCTGCGATGCTAAGAGAACTTGTATGTATCTGGACCAACTTGCAAAATGGAAAGGCGATGACGAGAAATTAAATGCGATTTACCGGTATGTATCTGAGCATAGTATTAGCAAAGATGCGATACAATACGGTATACAGTTGACCGGTAGAGACGAGAAAATTGGTGTATGTTTCGAGGTCGAGATACCTGGGAAAGCGTGTCGCCCGGTTGCCGATGATCCAGAAATTAGGAATCGATGGATTGAATTCCAGCAGAGAGAGCATGCTTGGGCTGGTACCGATATCTTTGGAAGAGATTTTTACTCACAGGCTTCAAACTATCCTAAGAACATCGTCAGCACTGCGGGAAACGCGAAACTCATCTCGGCAAATGACAATACGAATTTCACTTATAGAGGGCGTTTTGGGAATAGGGATGAGGCATTGAGAATTGACTCGGAGACTTCTCAAAAGATTCATTCCACACTGCGTTGGCTTGTAAACAACCATGCAACGATTACGGATACGCAAGCCATCATCATCTGGGCGGTAAAGAAACCTGAAGAGAACGTAGTGAATCCCGAGCTAAATTTCGCTGAGACTCTTAGCCATATGCTGTTGAATAGCGAATCAGAACAACATGATGTGGTGCAAGATGCGCTTATAGCAACAGATATGAACTACGCGAAGAGATTTCGTGCGTTACTGCGGGGGTATGGCAGTCCGGATTTTTTGCAGAAGCATGCAAACAAGATGGCGATAGTCATTCTTGATGCTGCGACATCCGGACGACTAAGTGTTACGTTCTATCGTGAATTACGAGAAAACGAGTATCTTGAAAACATTTTAAAATGGCATACGGATACAGCGTGGCCTTTGACTTATTTTGAACGAAATCAAAATGGAGACAAAACATCCTTCAAACGAACCCCTTATATAGGGGCACCGTCTTTCGTCGATATTATCAATTGCACATACGATGCTTCAGATCGTAGTAGCAAGAGCTACAAAAGATATGCTAAATACATGAAGAAGAGGCTTATCGAATGTATGTTCGGTGATCGAGCTCTACCTATTTCGATTTTAAACGCTGCATTCCATAAAGTAACTAGACCGATAAGCTATAACGAAGGCGATTTAGTCTGGGAGCGTGATTTTGAAATTGCATGCAGTCTGTGGAAGAAGCATTTCAATGATGAAGCAAAGAGGCATCATGATAGTAAGGAGGTATCCATGGAATTGAATTTGGAGCGAAAGGATCGTGACTATTTATATGGTCGACTTTTAGCTCTGGCTGATTATTTTGAGCGGGGTGTGCTACTGAAACAGCAAGTAGATCGTCCTACAAATGCGGTGAAGTTGATGAGCAACTTTATCGCAAAACCATATTCAACATGGGGAGCCTTATGGAAACAATTGATCCCGTATTTGAAGACCATGAATGGAGCTGAATGGTTCCAGTCCGGAATCGATGATGTTATGGCTCTTTTTGAGGAGGGTGATTTTGAGGATAATAAGACACTGTCTCCTCTATTCCTCTTGGGATATTCTTCTCAGCGCCGCTCTTTGAGAAACCCAACACGACTGCACAAAGACGAATCAGATAAGCAGAACTAA